The following are encoded in a window of Pangasianodon hypophthalmus isolate fPanHyp1 chromosome 14, fPanHyp1.pri, whole genome shotgun sequence genomic DNA:
- the map4l gene encoding microtubule-associated protein tau isoform X2 has protein sequence MDFKGDIHTNGAPKSGQENLLKKDNVATPEARSFEIKVGDPVDKTDGKKEDPSFISGLSVGQTWRQCQGSLGENGFGQICNTDMFGFTQQGMNTSANMNVGLAPFQSTEPPTMAESQKTSILHANEPPKPFLAPSNPSDTSTHILDKPAGQAMLTHSPNKAEQSPSERLGYQGVPHKDATSDEGSDEAVQQKKKKCETSEEAYGLLESLRTPEKTLSKTSNQEDCSPPGNGESWKSEIREWGGGRIQAKKSKSRKKLPEEWASLPNTGSPSLPPDPNTTVDIDMDMFIPDMYEGKDPPTTFVQQEGSLPSFTAALQSAIPATLSQENTILLSNSPDLSQSNQVLTSNLTSGLETTAHAISSPHADTKTFQKNSSSPSDPSSIVVSQNPADPASLTSQTNHQEPLQAKSHQGKEDTIAKEKIEKIDASPKTDILNTLVKADKPENTEKTDNKKVDNMGKIQEAEKQDSKTEKNGKPEKANNVEETKKEVMEEKKNGGEKVDKTVKNEKNVKAAKETSKPTAANGNKDLISPDKVKSNKQNSAKPSSHSTGENSRTPSSSSANKSGPVAKKTSPTGTKKPPGITSTHEAKTSENSTPAQRKPPVPKFNGASKGSSGTKTSSSSVKTTLKKTPTNAASTPTTPASDGTPAPRASRITKPPVPKQVPLPKKPPVPRAPRNARIPNTPLPDLKNVSSKVGSTDNMKYQPGGGKVMIVHKKLDFSHITSRCGSKDNIKHIPGGGNVQILNKKVDLSKVTSKCGSKDNINHKPGGGNAKTESQKSKPKSKTGSMNNVGQEPGDDHAEGVGDQQKSEGSPPAPANPPIQTSGGTKEKELKESSPVPPPAPSEGQGIWNSQSQDKPIPATN, from the exons ATGGACTTTAAAGGTGATATTCATACAAATGGAGCTCCCAAGTCTGGCCAGGAAAATCTGTTAAAGAAAGATAATGTGGCTACCCCAGAGGCAAGGAGTTTTGAAATTAAAGTTGGTGACCCCGTGGATAAAACTGATGGGAAAAAAGAGG ACCCCAGCTTCATTTCTGGATTGTCTGTAGGGCAGACTTGGCGTCAGTGCCAGGGTTCTCTGGGAGAAAATGGCTTTGGTCAGatctgtaacactgacatgTTTG GTTTCACCCAGCAAGGAATGAATACAAGTGCTAATATGAATGTGGGACTGGCCCCCTTTCAGTCCACTGAACCTCCCACCATGGCTGAATCTCAGAAGACATCTATCCTACATGCTAATGAACCACCAAAACCTTTCCTGGCCCCCAGTAATCCATCTGACACAAGCACTCACATCTTGGACAAACCTGCAG GTCAGGCCATGCTCACCCATTCCCCCAACAAGGCAGAGCAGAGTCCCTCAGAACGTTTGGGTTATCAAGGAGTTCCGCATAAAGATGCCACATCAGATGAAGGGTCAGATGAGGCTGTAcagcaaaagaagaagaaatgtgaaACTAGTGAAGAGGCATATGGTCTCTTGGAAAGCCTCAGAACTCCTGAGAAAACCCTATCAAAAACCTCTAACCAAGAAGACTGTTCACCCCCTGGTAATGGCGAGAGCTGGAAGAGTGAAATTCGAGAGTGGGGTGGTGGACGGATTCAGGCGAAGAAAAGTAAGAGCAGAAAGAAGCTCCCTGAAGAGTGGGCCAGTTTACCAAATACAGGTAGCCCCTCTCTTCCTCCTGACCCAAATACCACAGTGGACATAGACATGGATATGTTTATTCCTGACATGTATGAGGGCAAAGACCCTCCTACTACTTTTGTTCAACAAGAGGGTTCATTGCCTTCTTTCACAGCTGCACTTCAGTCGGCCATCCCAGCAACATTAAGTCAGGAGAATACCATCTTACTGTCTAACAGCCCTGATCTATCCCAGAGCAATCAAGTCTTGACCTCGAATCTCACCTCTGGCCTTGAAACTACTGCACATGCCATCTCTAGCCCACATGCAGACACCAAAACCTTCCAGAAAAATTCATCTTCCCCATCAGACCCTTCCAGCATTGTAGTAAGCCAAAATCCTGCAGATCCTGCTTCCCTCACTTCTCAAACAAATCACCAGGAACCGCTACAGGCAAAGTCCCACCAAG GGAAAGAAGACACTATTGCAAAAGAGAAGATAGAGAAAATTGATGCTTCACCTAAGACAGATATTTTGAACACACTTGTAAAAGCAGACAAGCCTGAAAACACAGAGAAGACTGACAACAAGAAAGTGGACAATATGGGCAAGATCCAGGAGGCAGAGAAACAGGACTCTAAAACTGAGAAGAATGGAAAACCTGAGAAAGCGAATAATGTTGAAGAGACAAAAAAGGAAGtgatggaggagaagaagaatggtGGTGAAAAAGTGGATAAGACAGTCAAGAATGAGAAGAATGTGAAGGCTGCCAAAGAGACCAGCAAACCCACTGCAGCTAATGGAAATAAAGATTTGATCAGTCCTGATAAAGTTAAG tcCAACAAACAAAATTCAGCAAAACCAAGCTCACATTCCACTGGAGAAAATTCTCGTACCCCCAGCTCCAGTTCAGCAAATAAATCAGGTCCTGTGGCCAAGAAAACATCTCCTACTGGCACCAAGAAGCCACCTGGCATCACCTCTACCCATGAGGCAAAG accTCAGAGAACAGTACTCCAGCCCAGCGGAAGCCTCCAGTTCCAAAGTTTAATGGGGCTTCAAAAGGCTCATCTGGCACGAAGACCAGTAGCTCCTCAG TTAAAACCACACTGAAGAAGACCCCTACAAATGCAGCCAGCACACCAACCACACCAGCCAGTGATGGCACTCCAGCCCCTCGGGCCTCCCGCATCACCAAACCTCCTGTGCCCAAGCAGGTGCCCCTGCCAAAGAAGCCCCCAGTGCCACGAGCCCCACGCAATGCTCGAATCCCTAACACACCCCTCCCTGATCTAAAGAATGTGTCCTCAAAGGTTGGCTCCACAGACAACATGAAGTACCAGCCCGGTGGAGGCAAG GTTATGATAGTACACAAAAAACTGGACTTCAGCCACATCACTTCCCGCTGTGGCTCCAAGGACAACATCAAGCATATCCCCGGAGGAGGAAAC GTTCAGATTCTGAATAAAAAAGTTGATTTAAGCAAAGTGACCTCAAAGTGTGGCTCCAAGGACAACATTAACCACAAACCAG GTGGTGGTAATGCGAAGACTGAGTCTCAGAAGAGCAAGCCCAAGTCCAAAACAGGATCAATGAACAATGTGGGCCAAGAGCCAGGAGATGACCATGCTGAG GGGGTAGGGGATCAGCAGAAATCTGAAGGAAGCCCACCTGCTCCTGCAAACCCACCCATTCAGACCAGTGGAGGGACGAAGGAGAAGGAGCTAAAAGAGAGCTCTCCTGTACCCCCACCTGCACCCTCTGAAGGACAGGGGATCTGGAATTCTCAAAGTCAAGACAAACCGATCCCTGCCACAA acTGA
- the map4l gene encoding microtubule-associated protein tau isoform X3 translates to MDFKGDIHTNGAPKSGQENLLKKDNVATPEARSFEIKVGDPVDKTDGKKEGFTQQGMNTSANMNVGLAPFQSTEPPTMAESQKTSILHANEPPKPFLAPSNPSDTSTHILDKPAEVCSWTGQAMLTHSPNKAEQSPSERLGYQGVPHKDATSDEGSDEAVQQKKKKCETSEEAYGLLESLRTPEKTLSKTSNQEDCSPPGNGESWKSEIREWGGGRIQAKKSKSRKKLPEEWASLPNTGSPSLPPDPNTTVDIDMDMFIPDMYEGKDPPTTFVQQEGSLPSFTAALQSAIPATLSQENTILLSNSPDLSQSNQVLTSNLTSGLETTAHAISSPHADTKTFQKNSSSPSDPSSIVVSQNPADPASLTSQTNHQEPLQAKSHQGKEDTIAKEKIEKIDASPKTDILNTLVKADKPENTEKTDNKKVDNMGKIQEAEKQDSKTEKNGKPEKANNVEETKKEVMEEKKNGGEKVDKTVKNEKNVKAAKETSKPTAANGNKDLISPDKVKSNKQNSAKPSSHSTGENSRTPSSSSANKSGPVAKKTSPTGTKKPPGITSTHEAKTSENSTPAQRKPPVPKFNGASKGSSGTKTSSSSVKTTLKKTPTNAASTPTTPASDGTPAPRASRITKPPVPKQVPLPKKPPVPRAPRNARIPNTPLPDLKNVSSKVGSTDNMKYQPGGGKVMIVHKKLDFSHITSRCGSKDNIKHIPGGGNVQILNKKVDLSKVTSKCGSKDNINHKPGGGNAKTESQKSKPKSKTGSMNNVGQEPGDDHAEGVGDQQKSEGSPPAPANPPIQTSGGTKEKELKESSPVPPPAPSEGQGIWNSQSQDKPIPATN, encoded by the exons ATGGACTTTAAAGGTGATATTCATACAAATGGAGCTCCCAAGTCTGGCCAGGAAAATCTGTTAAAGAAAGATAATGTGGCTACCCCAGAGGCAAGGAGTTTTGAAATTAAAGTTGGTGACCCCGTGGATAAAACTGATGGGAAAAAAGAGG GTTTCACCCAGCAAGGAATGAATACAAGTGCTAATATGAATGTGGGACTGGCCCCCTTTCAGTCCACTGAACCTCCCACCATGGCTGAATCTCAGAAGACATCTATCCTACATGCTAATGAACCACCAAAACCTTTCCTGGCCCCCAGTAATCCATCTGACACAAGCACTCACATCTTGGACAAACCTGCAG AAGTATGCTCCTGGACAGGTCAGGCCATGCTCACCCATTCCCCCAACAAGGCAGAGCAGAGTCCCTCAGAACGTTTGGGTTATCAAGGAGTTCCGCATAAAGATGCCACATCAGATGAAGGGTCAGATGAGGCTGTAcagcaaaagaagaagaaatgtgaaACTAGTGAAGAGGCATATGGTCTCTTGGAAAGCCTCAGAACTCCTGAGAAAACCCTATCAAAAACCTCTAACCAAGAAGACTGTTCACCCCCTGGTAATGGCGAGAGCTGGAAGAGTGAAATTCGAGAGTGGGGTGGTGGACGGATTCAGGCGAAGAAAAGTAAGAGCAGAAAGAAGCTCCCTGAAGAGTGGGCCAGTTTACCAAATACAGGTAGCCCCTCTCTTCCTCCTGACCCAAATACCACAGTGGACATAGACATGGATATGTTTATTCCTGACATGTATGAGGGCAAAGACCCTCCTACTACTTTTGTTCAACAAGAGGGTTCATTGCCTTCTTTCACAGCTGCACTTCAGTCGGCCATCCCAGCAACATTAAGTCAGGAGAATACCATCTTACTGTCTAACAGCCCTGATCTATCCCAGAGCAATCAAGTCTTGACCTCGAATCTCACCTCTGGCCTTGAAACTACTGCACATGCCATCTCTAGCCCACATGCAGACACCAAAACCTTCCAGAAAAATTCATCTTCCCCATCAGACCCTTCCAGCATTGTAGTAAGCCAAAATCCTGCAGATCCTGCTTCCCTCACTTCTCAAACAAATCACCAGGAACCGCTACAGGCAAAGTCCCACCAAG GGAAAGAAGACACTATTGCAAAAGAGAAGATAGAGAAAATTGATGCTTCACCTAAGACAGATATTTTGAACACACTTGTAAAAGCAGACAAGCCTGAAAACACAGAGAAGACTGACAACAAGAAAGTGGACAATATGGGCAAGATCCAGGAGGCAGAGAAACAGGACTCTAAAACTGAGAAGAATGGAAAACCTGAGAAAGCGAATAATGTTGAAGAGACAAAAAAGGAAGtgatggaggagaagaagaatggtGGTGAAAAAGTGGATAAGACAGTCAAGAATGAGAAGAATGTGAAGGCTGCCAAAGAGACCAGCAAACCCACTGCAGCTAATGGAAATAAAGATTTGATCAGTCCTGATAAAGTTAAG tcCAACAAACAAAATTCAGCAAAACCAAGCTCACATTCCACTGGAGAAAATTCTCGTACCCCCAGCTCCAGTTCAGCAAATAAATCAGGTCCTGTGGCCAAGAAAACATCTCCTACTGGCACCAAGAAGCCACCTGGCATCACCTCTACCCATGAGGCAAAG accTCAGAGAACAGTACTCCAGCCCAGCGGAAGCCTCCAGTTCCAAAGTTTAATGGGGCTTCAAAAGGCTCATCTGGCACGAAGACCAGTAGCTCCTCAG TTAAAACCACACTGAAGAAGACCCCTACAAATGCAGCCAGCACACCAACCACACCAGCCAGTGATGGCACTCCAGCCCCTCGGGCCTCCCGCATCACCAAACCTCCTGTGCCCAAGCAGGTGCCCCTGCCAAAGAAGCCCCCAGTGCCACGAGCCCCACGCAATGCTCGAATCCCTAACACACCCCTCCCTGATCTAAAGAATGTGTCCTCAAAGGTTGGCTCCACAGACAACATGAAGTACCAGCCCGGTGGAGGCAAG GTTATGATAGTACACAAAAAACTGGACTTCAGCCACATCACTTCCCGCTGTGGCTCCAAGGACAACATCAAGCATATCCCCGGAGGAGGAAAC GTTCAGATTCTGAATAAAAAAGTTGATTTAAGCAAAGTGACCTCAAAGTGTGGCTCCAAGGACAACATTAACCACAAACCAG GTGGTGGTAATGCGAAGACTGAGTCTCAGAAGAGCAAGCCCAAGTCCAAAACAGGATCAATGAACAATGTGGGCCAAGAGCCAGGAGATGACCATGCTGAG GGGGTAGGGGATCAGCAGAAATCTGAAGGAAGCCCACCTGCTCCTGCAAACCCACCCATTCAGACCAGTGGAGGGACGAAGGAGAAGGAGCTAAAAGAGAGCTCTCCTGTACCCCCACCTGCACCCTCTGAAGGACAGGGGATCTGGAATTCTCAAAGTCAAGACAAACCGATCCCTGCCACAA acTGA
- the map4l gene encoding microtubule-associated protein tau isoform X1 — protein MDFKGDIHTNGAPKSGQENLLKKDNVATPEARSFEIKVGDPVDKTDGKKEDPSFISGLSVGQTWRQCQGSLGENGFGQICNTDMFGFTQQGMNTSANMNVGLAPFQSTEPPTMAESQKTSILHANEPPKPFLAPSNPSDTSTHILDKPAEVCSWTGQAMLTHSPNKAEQSPSERLGYQGVPHKDATSDEGSDEAVQQKKKKCETSEEAYGLLESLRTPEKTLSKTSNQEDCSPPGNGESWKSEIREWGGGRIQAKKSKSRKKLPEEWASLPNTGSPSLPPDPNTTVDIDMDMFIPDMYEGKDPPTTFVQQEGSLPSFTAALQSAIPATLSQENTILLSNSPDLSQSNQVLTSNLTSGLETTAHAISSPHADTKTFQKNSSSPSDPSSIVVSQNPADPASLTSQTNHQEPLQAKSHQGKEDTIAKEKIEKIDASPKTDILNTLVKADKPENTEKTDNKKVDNMGKIQEAEKQDSKTEKNGKPEKANNVEETKKEVMEEKKNGGEKVDKTVKNEKNVKAAKETSKPTAANGNKDLISPDKVKSNKQNSAKPSSHSTGENSRTPSSSSANKSGPVAKKTSPTGTKKPPGITSTHEAKTSENSTPAQRKPPVPKFNGASKGSSGTKTSSSSVKTTLKKTPTNAASTPTTPASDGTPAPRASRITKPPVPKQVPLPKKPPVPRAPRNARIPNTPLPDLKNVSSKVGSTDNMKYQPGGGKVMIVHKKLDFSHITSRCGSKDNIKHIPGGGNVQILNKKVDLSKVTSKCGSKDNINHKPGGGNAKTESQKSKPKSKTGSMNNVGQEPGDDHAEGVGDQQKSEGSPPAPANPPIQTSGGTKEKELKESSPVPPPAPSEGQGIWNSQSQDKPIPATN, from the exons ATGGACTTTAAAGGTGATATTCATACAAATGGAGCTCCCAAGTCTGGCCAGGAAAATCTGTTAAAGAAAGATAATGTGGCTACCCCAGAGGCAAGGAGTTTTGAAATTAAAGTTGGTGACCCCGTGGATAAAACTGATGGGAAAAAAGAGG ACCCCAGCTTCATTTCTGGATTGTCTGTAGGGCAGACTTGGCGTCAGTGCCAGGGTTCTCTGGGAGAAAATGGCTTTGGTCAGatctgtaacactgacatgTTTG GTTTCACCCAGCAAGGAATGAATACAAGTGCTAATATGAATGTGGGACTGGCCCCCTTTCAGTCCACTGAACCTCCCACCATGGCTGAATCTCAGAAGACATCTATCCTACATGCTAATGAACCACCAAAACCTTTCCTGGCCCCCAGTAATCCATCTGACACAAGCACTCACATCTTGGACAAACCTGCAG AAGTATGCTCCTGGACAGGTCAGGCCATGCTCACCCATTCCCCCAACAAGGCAGAGCAGAGTCCCTCAGAACGTTTGGGTTATCAAGGAGTTCCGCATAAAGATGCCACATCAGATGAAGGGTCAGATGAGGCTGTAcagcaaaagaagaagaaatgtgaaACTAGTGAAGAGGCATATGGTCTCTTGGAAAGCCTCAGAACTCCTGAGAAAACCCTATCAAAAACCTCTAACCAAGAAGACTGTTCACCCCCTGGTAATGGCGAGAGCTGGAAGAGTGAAATTCGAGAGTGGGGTGGTGGACGGATTCAGGCGAAGAAAAGTAAGAGCAGAAAGAAGCTCCCTGAAGAGTGGGCCAGTTTACCAAATACAGGTAGCCCCTCTCTTCCTCCTGACCCAAATACCACAGTGGACATAGACATGGATATGTTTATTCCTGACATGTATGAGGGCAAAGACCCTCCTACTACTTTTGTTCAACAAGAGGGTTCATTGCCTTCTTTCACAGCTGCACTTCAGTCGGCCATCCCAGCAACATTAAGTCAGGAGAATACCATCTTACTGTCTAACAGCCCTGATCTATCCCAGAGCAATCAAGTCTTGACCTCGAATCTCACCTCTGGCCTTGAAACTACTGCACATGCCATCTCTAGCCCACATGCAGACACCAAAACCTTCCAGAAAAATTCATCTTCCCCATCAGACCCTTCCAGCATTGTAGTAAGCCAAAATCCTGCAGATCCTGCTTCCCTCACTTCTCAAACAAATCACCAGGAACCGCTACAGGCAAAGTCCCACCAAG GGAAAGAAGACACTATTGCAAAAGAGAAGATAGAGAAAATTGATGCTTCACCTAAGACAGATATTTTGAACACACTTGTAAAAGCAGACAAGCCTGAAAACACAGAGAAGACTGACAACAAGAAAGTGGACAATATGGGCAAGATCCAGGAGGCAGAGAAACAGGACTCTAAAACTGAGAAGAATGGAAAACCTGAGAAAGCGAATAATGTTGAAGAGACAAAAAAGGAAGtgatggaggagaagaagaatggtGGTGAAAAAGTGGATAAGACAGTCAAGAATGAGAAGAATGTGAAGGCTGCCAAAGAGACCAGCAAACCCACTGCAGCTAATGGAAATAAAGATTTGATCAGTCCTGATAAAGTTAAG tcCAACAAACAAAATTCAGCAAAACCAAGCTCACATTCCACTGGAGAAAATTCTCGTACCCCCAGCTCCAGTTCAGCAAATAAATCAGGTCCTGTGGCCAAGAAAACATCTCCTACTGGCACCAAGAAGCCACCTGGCATCACCTCTACCCATGAGGCAAAG accTCAGAGAACAGTACTCCAGCCCAGCGGAAGCCTCCAGTTCCAAAGTTTAATGGGGCTTCAAAAGGCTCATCTGGCACGAAGACCAGTAGCTCCTCAG TTAAAACCACACTGAAGAAGACCCCTACAAATGCAGCCAGCACACCAACCACACCAGCCAGTGATGGCACTCCAGCCCCTCGGGCCTCCCGCATCACCAAACCTCCTGTGCCCAAGCAGGTGCCCCTGCCAAAGAAGCCCCCAGTGCCACGAGCCCCACGCAATGCTCGAATCCCTAACACACCCCTCCCTGATCTAAAGAATGTGTCCTCAAAGGTTGGCTCCACAGACAACATGAAGTACCAGCCCGGTGGAGGCAAG GTTATGATAGTACACAAAAAACTGGACTTCAGCCACATCACTTCCCGCTGTGGCTCCAAGGACAACATCAAGCATATCCCCGGAGGAGGAAAC GTTCAGATTCTGAATAAAAAAGTTGATTTAAGCAAAGTGACCTCAAAGTGTGGCTCCAAGGACAACATTAACCACAAACCAG GTGGTGGTAATGCGAAGACTGAGTCTCAGAAGAGCAAGCCCAAGTCCAAAACAGGATCAATGAACAATGTGGGCCAAGAGCCAGGAGATGACCATGCTGAG GGGGTAGGGGATCAGCAGAAATCTGAAGGAAGCCCACCTGCTCCTGCAAACCCACCCATTCAGACCAGTGGAGGGACGAAGGAGAAGGAGCTAAAAGAGAGCTCTCCTGTACCCCCACCTGCACCCTCTGAAGGACAGGGGATCTGGAATTCTCAAAGTCAAGACAAACCGATCCCTGCCACAA acTGA
- the map4l gene encoding microtubule-associated protein tau isoform X4, with the protein MDFKGDIHTNGAPKSGQENLLKKDNVATPEARSFEIKVGDPVDKTDGKKEDPSFISGLSVGQTWRQCQGSLGENGFGQICNTDMFGFTQQGMNTSANMNVGLAPFQSTEPPTMAESQKTSILHANEPPKPFLAPSNPSDTSTHILDKPAGKEDTIAKEKIEKIDASPKTDILNTLVKADKPENTEKTDNKKVDNMGKIQEAEKQDSKTEKNGKPEKANNVEETKKEVMEEKKNGGEKVDKTVKNEKNVKAAKETSKPTAANGNKDLISPDKVKSNKQNSAKPSSHSTGENSRTPSSSSANKSGPVAKKTSPTGTKKPPGITSTHEAKTSENSTPAQRKPPVPKFNGASKGSSGTKTSSSSVKTTLKKTPTNAASTPTTPASDGTPAPRASRITKPPVPKQVPLPKKPPVPRAPRNARIPNTPLPDLKNVSSKVGSTDNMKYQPGGGKVMIVHKKLDFSHITSRCGSKDNIKHIPGGGNVQILNKKVDLSKVTSKCGSKDNINHKPGGGNAKTESQKSKPKSKTGSMNNVGQEPGDDHAEGVGDQQKSEGSPPAPANPPIQTSGGTKEKELKESSPVPPPAPSEGQGIWNSQSQDKPIPATN; encoded by the exons ATGGACTTTAAAGGTGATATTCATACAAATGGAGCTCCCAAGTCTGGCCAGGAAAATCTGTTAAAGAAAGATAATGTGGCTACCCCAGAGGCAAGGAGTTTTGAAATTAAAGTTGGTGACCCCGTGGATAAAACTGATGGGAAAAAAGAGG ACCCCAGCTTCATTTCTGGATTGTCTGTAGGGCAGACTTGGCGTCAGTGCCAGGGTTCTCTGGGAGAAAATGGCTTTGGTCAGatctgtaacactgacatgTTTG GTTTCACCCAGCAAGGAATGAATACAAGTGCTAATATGAATGTGGGACTGGCCCCCTTTCAGTCCACTGAACCTCCCACCATGGCTGAATCTCAGAAGACATCTATCCTACATGCTAATGAACCACCAAAACCTTTCCTGGCCCCCAGTAATCCATCTGACACAAGCACTCACATCTTGGACAAACCTGCAG GGAAAGAAGACACTATTGCAAAAGAGAAGATAGAGAAAATTGATGCTTCACCTAAGACAGATATTTTGAACACACTTGTAAAAGCAGACAAGCCTGAAAACACAGAGAAGACTGACAACAAGAAAGTGGACAATATGGGCAAGATCCAGGAGGCAGAGAAACAGGACTCTAAAACTGAGAAGAATGGAAAACCTGAGAAAGCGAATAATGTTGAAGAGACAAAAAAGGAAGtgatggaggagaagaagaatggtGGTGAAAAAGTGGATAAGACAGTCAAGAATGAGAAGAATGTGAAGGCTGCCAAAGAGACCAGCAAACCCACTGCAGCTAATGGAAATAAAGATTTGATCAGTCCTGATAAAGTTAAG tcCAACAAACAAAATTCAGCAAAACCAAGCTCACATTCCACTGGAGAAAATTCTCGTACCCCCAGCTCCAGTTCAGCAAATAAATCAGGTCCTGTGGCCAAGAAAACATCTCCTACTGGCACCAAGAAGCCACCTGGCATCACCTCTACCCATGAGGCAAAG accTCAGAGAACAGTACTCCAGCCCAGCGGAAGCCTCCAGTTCCAAAGTTTAATGGGGCTTCAAAAGGCTCATCTGGCACGAAGACCAGTAGCTCCTCAG TTAAAACCACACTGAAGAAGACCCCTACAAATGCAGCCAGCACACCAACCACACCAGCCAGTGATGGCACTCCAGCCCCTCGGGCCTCCCGCATCACCAAACCTCCTGTGCCCAAGCAGGTGCCCCTGCCAAAGAAGCCCCCAGTGCCACGAGCCCCACGCAATGCTCGAATCCCTAACACACCCCTCCCTGATCTAAAGAATGTGTCCTCAAAGGTTGGCTCCACAGACAACATGAAGTACCAGCCCGGTGGAGGCAAG GTTATGATAGTACACAAAAAACTGGACTTCAGCCACATCACTTCCCGCTGTGGCTCCAAGGACAACATCAAGCATATCCCCGGAGGAGGAAAC GTTCAGATTCTGAATAAAAAAGTTGATTTAAGCAAAGTGACCTCAAAGTGTGGCTCCAAGGACAACATTAACCACAAACCAG GTGGTGGTAATGCGAAGACTGAGTCTCAGAAGAGCAAGCCCAAGTCCAAAACAGGATCAATGAACAATGTGGGCCAAGAGCCAGGAGATGACCATGCTGAG GGGGTAGGGGATCAGCAGAAATCTGAAGGAAGCCCACCTGCTCCTGCAAACCCACCCATTCAGACCAGTGGAGGGACGAAGGAGAAGGAGCTAAAAGAGAGCTCTCCTGTACCCCCACCTGCACCCTCTGAAGGACAGGGGATCTGGAATTCTCAAAGTCAAGACAAACCGATCCCTGCCACAA acTGA